The following are from one region of the Arcobacter defluvii genome:
- a CDS encoding aldolase/citrate lyase family protein: protein MSNTIKIEVPEFLNIGVACTSAHIGTAKENNIAMIIEDDKLGTDEITYKELAKKSDQVCNFFTGIGLEPRDRVLVCLKNSLAYPISFFGTMKAGIIAVPTSTLLSGSEVKYLAEDSQARAIVLSATMYENLVPYLENLDNLKTIVVAGIDSVENLKKPKDINVYSLNEIFKNTDATPNHYNSKSGEPAYLVYTSGTTGYPKGVLHSHRSLIGRKPATDYWFDFKENDRIMHSGKFNWTYVLGSALMDPLFNGHTVIAYEGANDASTWINLIKKHQCTIFIGVPTIYRQIIQKTDFTLDDCPSLRYCMSAGEHLSDEMLGLWRERFKQDIYEAIGMSECSYYISHSKYNPIRPGSAGFPQPGHIVKLLDPETLEEVGVEEEGMICIGEDDPGLFLEYWQLEEETAKSRHDGYFFTGDYARKDKDGYIWFIGRKDDIINTFGFRVSPHEIERVVKTHDAVADCVAFGLDIGKDKTIVAIAVIGHEELSAEKQAEILAFAQANLAKYKAPKEIFAMLDYPRTKNGKVLRKQLVKQLHEQYHAIETGTKVVEYKARRSMLFVPAYNKHNVEKAKTVLADSVIFDLEAILQEQREPARQTIREVYKESGAKFGESERILRINNLGSEDATKDLALAKEIELDALLFSKIQSKEDVLEAVRLIEEVNPNLSLMIMIETPLAVLNIHEICAASPKVEVVVVGSNKLANRLQIDIKKGSKAMFNYLSQIALASKAYGKTVIDGPHFDVHDEFACEDSTKDAFNLGFDGKSLIHPVQIEYINDIFTPKQSEVEDYEAMILKYEEAAKEGKEVILHNDKLVDSSKIKWAKKMITLYETYKSLGQNLFGK from the coding sequence ATGAGTAATACAATTAAAATAGAAGTACCAGAATTTTTAAATATTGGGGTAGCTTGTACATCAGCACATATTGGAACAGCAAAAGAAAACAATATTGCGATGATTATTGAAGATGATAAACTAGGAACTGATGAGATAACTTATAAAGAGTTAGCAAAAAAATCTGACCAAGTTTGTAATTTCTTTACAGGAATTGGACTAGAGCCAAGAGATAGAGTATTAGTTTGTTTAAAAAACTCTTTAGCATACCCTATTTCATTTTTTGGAACTATGAAAGCTGGAATTATTGCAGTTCCAACTTCAACACTTTTAAGTGGTAGTGAAGTTAAATATCTTGCTGAAGATTCTCAAGCAAGAGCGATTGTATTAAGTGCTACTATGTATGAAAACTTAGTTCCATATTTAGAAAATTTAGATAATTTAAAAACTATAGTTGTTGCAGGAATTGATAGTGTTGAAAATCTTAAAAAACCAAAAGATATTAATGTTTATTCATTAAATGAAATTTTCAAAAATACAGATGCAACACCAAATCATTATAATTCAAAATCAGGTGAACCTGCGTATTTAGTATATACATCAGGAACAACTGGTTATCCAAAAGGTGTTTTACATTCACATAGATCACTAATTGGAAGAAAACCAGCAACTGATTATTGGTTTGATTTTAAAGAAAATGACAGAATCATGCACTCTGGTAAATTTAACTGGACTTATGTTTTAGGATCAGCGCTTATGGATCCATTATTTAATGGTCATACAGTTATTGCATATGAAGGTGCAAATGATGCTTCAACTTGGATTAATTTAATTAAAAAACACCAATGTACAATTTTTATTGGAGTTCCAACAATTTATAGACAAATTATTCAAAAAACAGATTTTACACTTGATGATTGTCCATCATTAAGATATTGTATGTCTGCGGGTGAGCATTTATCAGATGAAATGTTAGGATTATGGAGAGAAAGATTTAAACAAGATATTTATGAAGCAATTGGAATGTCTGAGTGTTCTTACTATATTTCTCACTCTAAATATAATCCAATTAGACCAGGAAGTGCAGGTTTCCCTCAACCAGGACATATCGTAAAACTTTTAGACCCTGAAACTTTAGAAGAAGTTGGAGTTGAAGAAGAAGGTATGATTTGTATTGGTGAAGATGATCCAGGATTATTCTTAGAATATTGGCAATTAGAAGAAGAGACTGCAAAATCAAGACATGATGGATATTTCTTTACAGGAGATTATGCGAGAAAAGATAAAGATGGATATATCTGGTTTATCGGTAGAAAAGATGATATTATCAATACATTTGGATTTAGAGTATCTCCACATGAAATCGAAAGAGTTGTAAAAACTCATGATGCAGTTGCAGATTGTGTTGCATTTGGACTTGATATTGGAAAAGATAAAACAATAGTTGCAATTGCTGTTATTGGGCATGAAGAATTATCAGCTGAAAAACAAGCAGAAATTTTAGCATTTGCTCAAGCAAATCTTGCAAAATATAAAGCTCCAAAAGAGATTTTTGCAATGCTTGATTATCCAAGAACAAAAAATGGAAAAGTTTTAAGAAAACAACTTGTAAAACAATTACATGAACAATATCATGCAATTGAAACAGGAACAAAAGTTGTTGAATACAAAGCTAGACGTTCTATGTTATTTGTTCCAGCTTACAACAAACACAATGTTGAAAAAGCAAAAACAGTTTTAGCAGATAGTGTAATTTTTGATTTAGAAGCAATTTTACAAGAACAAAGAGAACCAGCTAGACAAACAATAAGAGAAGTTTATAAAGAAAGTGGTGCAAAATTTGGTGAAAGTGAAAGAATTTTAAGAATAAATAATCTTGGAAGTGAAGATGCAACAAAAGATTTAGCATTAGCAAAAGAGATTGAACTTGATGCGTTATTATTTTCAAAAATTCAATCTAAAGAGGATGTTTTAGAAGCAGTAAGATTAATTGAAGAAGTAAACCCTAATTTATCTTTAATGATTATGATTGAAACTCCTTTAGCTGTTTTAAATATACATGAAATTTGTGCAGCAAGCCCTAAAGTTGAAGTTGTTGTTGTTGGTTCAAACAAACTTGCAAATAGACTTCAAATTGATATTAAAAAAGGTTCAAAAGCGATGTTTAATTACTTATCGCAAATTGCACTTGCATCAAAAGCATATGGAAAAACTGTAATTGATGGACCACACTTTGACGTACATGATGAGTTTGCTTGTGAAGATTCAACAAAAGATGCATTTAATCTAGGATTTGATGGTAAATCACTTATTCATCCAGTTCAAATTGAATATATCAATGATATTTTCACTCCAAAACAATCTGAAGTTGAAGATTATGAAGCAATGATTTTAAAATATGAAGAAGCAGCTAAAGAAGGTAAAGAAGTAATTTTACATAATGATAAATTAGTTGATTCTTCAAAAATCAAATGGGCTAAAAAAATGATAACATTGTATGAAACATACAAATCATTAGGTCAAAATTTATTTGGTAAATAA
- the bioD gene encoding dethiobiotin synthase has translation MKKDVNYYLNKSIFISATNTDVGKTYACEKFLRFFANAGLKVGYFKPCETGVIDKPLDGSKMFELTKELNNDFKNVTLNDVVPYQFRLPAAPYVASKDTIIDIELLKDKKKYLQSFCDVLIIEGAGGLMVPVKENIFMIDLINIFQSEAFLITPSKLGSINDTLLSIEALKNRNIDFEFFINLFQDIDTFDEVSKPFLLDYFGELNFLQNL, from the coding sequence ATGAAAAAAGATGTTAATTATTATTTAAACAAATCTATATTTATAAGTGCTACAAATACTGATGTAGGTAAAACTTATGCCTGTGAAAAATTTTTAAGATTTTTTGCAAATGCTGGTTTAAAAGTTGGTTATTTTAAACCCTGTGAAACAGGAGTAATTGATAAACCACTTGATGGTTCAAAAATGTTTGAACTAACAAAAGAGTTAAATAATGATTTTAAAAATGTTACTTTAAATGATGTTGTTCCATATCAATTCAGACTTCCTGCTGCTCCTTATGTAGCTTCAAAAGATACAATTATTGATATAGAACTTTTAAAAGATAAAAAAAAGTATTTACAATCTTTTTGTGATGTGTTAATAATTGAAGGAGCTGGTGGACTTATGGTTCCAGTAAAAGAAAATATATTTATGATAGATTTAATAAATATATTTCAAAGTGAGGCTTTTTTGATTACTCCTTCAAAATTAGGTTCTATAAATGACACCCTACTTTCAATTGAAGCTTTAAAAAATAGAAATATTGATTTTGAATTTTTTATAAATTTATTTCAAGATATTGATACATTTGATGAAGTTTCAAAACCATTTTTACTTGACTATTTTGGAGAGTTAAATTTTTTACAAAATCTGTAA
- a CDS encoding HpcH/HpaI aldolase/citrate lyase family protein: protein MTSAIDLSKLTANDDLTPILGGYWPGIQIYYPPIKFNPLDGTYESMEQAKLRLQKHAYKTKAHTVLFDLEDGCRQKAMSRELLIQELPKFPERNFQIAVRINPFRTEEYEEDLKMLKQIHKYIDVIVLAKAGEVYGSAEIRDLSSWLISIGSNLTIQPIVEHPKSLQIADRLMDHSTVKHIVFGIHDFSKAMAYKITPKGWIDELETFFNMLTMEARIKGKGVIGGVEVMLTPHSLPDNCVEKKDIRRWLDLHGDEASRHVYSHAIRENAMGLTGKQVITPNHINVCKVAFTPSPNEIAKDVSILKAAIEADALLSGAIRYEGEMLDPPMFGKSLQNILRAYALRSLSKEDELFALSVLNKMPIHTFKENWPYGQL, encoded by the coding sequence ATGACTTCTGCAATAGATTTATCTAAATTAACAGCAAATGATGATTTAACACCAATTTTAGGTGGATATTGGCCTGGTATTCAAATTTATTACCCACCAATAAAATTTAATCCATTAGATGGAACATATGAAAGTATGGAACAAGCAAAATTAAGATTACAAAAACATGCTTATAAAACAAAAGCTCATACAGTTTTATTTGACTTAGAAGATGGATGTAGACAAAAAGCTATGAGTAGAGAATTATTAATTCAAGAATTACCAAAATTTCCTGAAAGAAACTTTCAAATAGCTGTAAGAATAAATCCTTTTAGAACTGAAGAGTATGAAGAAGATTTAAAAATGTTAAAACAAATTCATAAATATATCGACGTTATTGTTTTAGCAAAAGCAGGAGAAGTTTATGGAAGTGCTGAAATCAGAGATTTATCTTCTTGGTTAATTTCTATTGGAAGTAATTTAACAATTCAACCAATTGTTGAACATCCAAAGTCATTACAAATTGCTGATAGATTAATGGATCATTCTACTGTTAAACATATCGTATTTGGTATTCACGATTTTTCAAAAGCAATGGCTTATAAAATCACACCAAAAGGATGGATTGATGAATTAGAAACTTTCTTTAATATGCTTACAATGGAAGCAAGAATTAAAGGTAAAGGAGTTATTGGTGGAGTTGAAGTTATGCTTACACCACATTCATTACCTGATAATTGTGTTGAGAAAAAAGATATTAGAAGATGGTTAGATTTACATGGTGATGAGGCTTCAAGACATGTTTATTCTCATGCTATTAGAGAAAATGCAATGGGATTAACAGGTAAACAAGTTATTACTCCAAACCATATCAATGTTTGTAAAGTTGCATTTACTCCAAGTCCAAATGAAATTGCAAAAGATGTATCTATCTTAAAAGCTGCAATTGAAGCAGATGCACTTTTAAGTGGTGCTATTAGATATGAAGGTGAAATGTTAGATCCACCAATGTTTGGGAAATCTTTACAAAACATCTTAAGAGCTTATGCGTTAAGAAGTTTATCAAAAGAAGATGAATTATTTGCATTATCTGTATTAAACAAAATGCCAATTCATACATTTAAAGAAAACTGGCCATACGGTCAACTGTAA
- a CDS encoding fumarate hydratase, with product MSKKITEQDIIDSVASACQYISFYHPEDFVKGMVEAYEKEQSESAKNAIGQILINSKMCAMGHRPLCQDTGSVNIFVRVGLKANLDIKKELVDLLNEGVAKGYTDPDNTLRYSVVADPAGKRTNTKNNTPAVIHVTVDNSDELDITVAAKGGGSENKSKFTVLNPSDSVYDWVMDNVRQMGAGWCPPGILGIGIGGNPEKAMLLAKESLMDHVDIHELQARGPQNALEELRLKLYEDINKVGIGAQGLGGLTTVLDVKILDYPCHAASLPVAMIPNCAATRHIHFKLKGDGPAVFKKPSLDLWPDIKLPMDTIKRVNIADLTKEKLSQFKSGDTLLLSGKILTARDAAHKKIVEYKNAGKPLPNGVDLKDRFIYYVGPVDPVRDEVVGPAGPTTSTRMDKFTKDMMEIGIMGMIGKAERKQPTIDLIKEYKSIYLIATGGAAYLISQSIKGAKTLAFEELGMEAIYEFEVEDMPVTVAVDTEGNSIHTTGPAKWRTI from the coding sequence ATGAGCAAAAAAATTACAGAACAAGATATTATCGACTCAGTTGCTTCTGCCTGTCAATACATTTCGTTTTACCATCCAGAAGATTTCGTAAAAGGAATGGTTGAAGCGTATGAAAAAGAACAATCTGAATCAGCTAAAAATGCAATCGGACAAATTTTAATTAACTCTAAAATGTGTGCAATGGGTCATAGACCGCTTTGTCAAGATACAGGAAGTGTTAATATTTTTGTAAGAGTTGGATTAAAAGCCAACTTAGATATTAAAAAAGAATTAGTTGATTTATTAAATGAAGGTGTTGCAAAAGGTTATACAGATCCTGATAACACTTTAAGATATTCAGTTGTTGCAGATCCAGCAGGGAAAAGAACAAATACAAAAAACAATACTCCAGCAGTTATTCATGTTACTGTTGATAATTCTGATGAATTAGATATTACAGTTGCAGCTAAAGGTGGAGGTTCTGAAAACAAATCTAAATTTACTGTATTAAATCCATCTGATTCAGTTTACGACTGGGTTATGGATAATGTTAGACAAATGGGAGCTGGATGGTGTCCTCCAGGAATCTTAGGAATCGGGATTGGTGGAAATCCAGAAAAAGCAATGCTTTTAGCTAAAGAGTCTTTAATGGATCATGTTGATATTCATGAACTTCAAGCAAGAGGTCCTCAAAATGCTTTAGAAGAATTAAGATTAAAACTTTATGAAGATATTAATAAAGTTGGAATTGGTGCACAAGGTTTAGGAGGATTAACAACTGTTTTAGATGTTAAAATCTTAGATTATCCTTGTCATGCTGCTTCATTACCAGTAGCTATGATTCCAAACTGTGCAGCAACAAGACATATTCACTTTAAATTAAAAGGTGATGGACCAGCTGTATTCAAAAAACCTTCATTAGATTTATGGCCAGATATTAAACTTCCAATGGATACTATTAAAAGAGTTAACATTGCTGATTTAACAAAAGAAAAATTATCTCAATTTAAATCAGGTGATACTTTATTATTATCTGGAAAAATTTTAACTGCACGTGATGCTGCTCATAAAAAAATCGTTGAGTACAAAAATGCGGGAAAACCACTTCCAAATGGTGTTGACTTAAAAGACAGATTCATCTATTATGTAGGACCAGTTGATCCAGTTAGAGATGAAGTAGTAGGACCTGCAGGACCAACAACATCTACAAGAATGGATAAATTTACTAAAGATATGATGGAAATCGGTATCATGGGTATGATTGGTAAAGCTGAAAGAAAACAACCAACAATTGATTTAATTAAAGAATACAAATCTATTTATTTAATTGCAACTGGTGGAGCAGCTTACTTAATTTCTCAATCAATCAAAGGTGCAAAAACTTTAGCATTTGAAGAACTTGGTATGGAAGCAATTTATGAATTTGAAGTTGAAGATATGCCAGTTACTGTTGCTGT
- a CDS encoding ATP-dependent Clp protease adaptor ClpS — translation MSNEIEIELNDDLDLQEPKKYNVYLLNDDFSTMDFVIDVLVKVFRKSVDEASTIMLNIHNNGKELCGTYTHEIASTKVAQVKTMAREKGFPLKAIMEEE, via the coding sequence GTGAGTAATGAAATAGAAATAGAATTAAATGATGATTTAGATTTACAAGAGCCAAAAAAATATAATGTGTATCTTTTAAATGATGATTTTTCTACAATGGATTTTGTAATTGATGTATTAGTAAAAGTATTTAGAAAAAGTGTAGATGAAGCTTCAACAATAATGTTGAATATTCACAATAATGGGAAAGAGTTATGTGGAACTTATACTCATGAAATAGCATCAACAAAAGTTGCACAAGTAAAAACAATGGCTAGAGAAAAAGGCTTTCCTTTAAAAGCTATTATGGAAGAAGAATAA
- a CDS encoding HpcH/HpaI aldolase/citrate lyase family protein, with the protein MTHPSEALFENGKSLPIIPTCEHFAGSEKLILKGFEMQKKLGPVFDITCDCEDGAETGKEVEHAQMIVRVVNSAENPYAMAGTRIHDHGHPDWRQDIDILVPGAGEKLAYITLPKSTCYEDAKTQIEYIQKVAREAGISREIPIHVLIETHGALQDVEKIATLPWLQVLDFGLMDFVSGYQGAIPAINMRSPGQFDHRLIGAAKARVAQAAIQNKVIPCHNVTLDLKNPYQTYKDAERARNEFGFMRMWSIYPTQVQAIVDAMKPDFTELEAAQNILIKAQDAEWGPIQYDGELHDRATYRYFWELVQRAKFSGAKLFDETEKRFFA; encoded by the coding sequence ATGACACACCCAAGCGAAGCTTTATTTGAAAATGGTAAATCTTTACCAATTATCCCAACTTGTGAACACTTTGCAGGAAGCGAAAAGCTAATCCTAAAAGGTTTTGAAATGCAAAAAAAATTAGGTCCAGTTTTTGATATTACTTGTGACTGCGAAGATGGTGCTGAAACTGGTAAAGAAGTTGAACATGCTCAAATGATCGTTAGAGTTGTTAATTCTGCTGAAAATCCTTATGCAATGGCTGGAACTAGAATTCATGACCATGGTCACCCAGATTGGAGACAAGATATTGATATTTTAGTTCCAGGAGCAGGTGAGAAATTAGCATATATTACATTACCAAAATCAACTTGTTATGAAGATGCAAAAACTCAAATTGAGTATATTCAAAAAGTGGCTCGTGAAGCTGGAATTAGTAGAGAAATTCCAATTCACGTTTTAATTGAAACTCATGGTGCATTACAAGATGTAGAAAAAATTGCTACATTACCTTGGTTACAAGTTTTAGATTTTGGATTAATGGACTTTGTTTCAGGATACCAAGGAGCAATTCCAGCTATTAATATGAGAAGCCCTGGTCAATTTGATCATAGATTAATTGGTGCTGCAAAAGCTAGAGTTGCACAAGCTGCTATTCAAAATAAAGTTATTCCTTGTCATAATGTAACTTTAGATTTAAAAAATCCATACCAAACTTATAAAGATGCTGAAAGAGCAAGAAATGAGTTCGGATTCATGAGAATGTGGTCAATTTACCCAACTCAAGTTCAAGCTATTGTTGATGCTATGAAACCAGATTTTACTGAGTTAGAAGCTGCACAAAATATCTTAATTAAAGCACAAGATGCTGAGTGGGGACCAATTCAATATGATGGTGAATTACACGACAGAGCAACTTATAGATACTTCTGGGAATTAGTTCAAAGAGCTAAATTTTCAGGTGCAAAATTATTTGATGAAACTGAAAAAAGATTCTTCGCTTAA
- a CDS encoding MaoC family dehydratase: protein MSKINMGNFFEDFSIGQKIVHPLPRTISEGDVSLYIAFTGSRFALHSSDLVAKEMGYEKRPLDDILMFHLTFGKSVQDISLNAIANLGYAEMSFPNPVYVGDTVSMTSTVIGLKENSNGKSGVVYVHSIGVNQNGDEVLNFKRWVMVHKKDKETLSGINEVPTFAKTTPISQINIPTIKTVDTNSTGGKYFFEDYETGERLDHPEGITVDNSDHTLATKLYQNNAKVHFNDHMMKSTPMGQRLMYGGIIISMARAISFNGLQNAQWVCAINSGAHANPTYAGDTIYAYTEILEKIEVNRDDIGLLRVRTIGLKNQTPKETPNPKGEDGKYLPNVVLDLDYTIVIPKKITEKK from the coding sequence TTGTCTAAAATCAATATGGGTAACTTTTTTGAAGATTTTTCAATTGGTCAAAAAATTGTTCATCCACTTCCAAGAACAATCAGTGAAGGAGATGTATCTTTATACATCGCTTTTACTGGCTCTAGATTTGCACTACACTCTTCTGATTTAGTAGCAAAGGAAATGGGTTATGAAAAAAGACCACTTGATGATATTTTAATGTTTCACTTAACATTTGGGAAATCTGTTCAAGATATTTCTTTAAATGCTATCGCAAATTTAGGATATGCTGAGATGTCTTTTCCGAATCCTGTATATGTTGGAGATACAGTTTCTATGACTTCAACAGTTATTGGATTAAAAGAGAATTCAAATGGTAAAAGTGGAGTTGTTTATGTTCATTCTATTGGTGTAAATCAAAATGGAGATGAAGTATTAAACTTCAAAAGATGGGTTATGGTTCACAAAAAAGACAAAGAAACTTTAAGTGGAATCAATGAAGTACCAACTTTTGCAAAAACAACACCAATTTCGCAAATCAATATTCCAACTATAAAAACTGTTGATACAAATTCAACTGGTGGAAAATATTTCTTTGAAGATTATGAAACAGGTGAAAGATTAGACCATCCAGAGGGAATTACAGTTGATAATAGTGACCATACACTTGCAACTAAGTTATACCAAAACAATGCAAAAGTACATTTCAATGACCATATGATGAAATCAACTCCTATGGGTCAAAGATTAATGTATGGAGGAATCATTATTTCAATGGCAAGAGCTATTTCATTTAATGGTTTACAGAATGCTCAATGGGTATGTGCAATAAACAGTGGAGCTCATGCTAACCCAACGTATGCAGGTGATACTATTTATGCTTATACTGAAATTTTAGAAAAAATTGAAGTAAATAGAGATGATATTGGATTATTAAGAGTTAGAACTATTGGTTTAAAAAATCAAACTCCTAAAGAGACTCCTAATCCAAAAGGTGAAGATGGTAAATATTTACCAAATGTTGTTTTAGATTTAGATTACACTATTGTAATCCCAAAAAAAATTACAGAAAAAAAATAA